In the Qipengyuania pelagi genome, one interval contains:
- a CDS encoding XrtA/PEP-CTERM system exopolysaccharide export protein has translation MRFNRLSAVIATCCAAMLSLSGCASSSASGELPPATFVALQEGPGEDYVIGPLDNLTIHVWRNPELGAEKIQVRPDGRITIPLVKDMPAVGKTPSMLEEDIRLQLSQYIEDPLVSVIVNEFAGTFSQQVRIVGATEKPASLPYRANMTVLDAMIAVGGLNEYAAGNRAKLIRFDKQSGRQREYELRLTDLLRRGDSDANVMLNPGDVIIIPESVF, from the coding sequence ATGCGTTTCAATCGCTTGTCCGCCGTGATCGCGACATGCTGTGCGGCGATGCTGAGCTTGTCCGGCTGCGCTTCGTCCAGCGCCAGCGGCGAGCTTCCGCCCGCTACCTTCGTCGCTCTGCAGGAAGGGCCGGGCGAGGATTACGTGATCGGCCCGCTCGACAATCTGACGATCCATGTCTGGCGCAATCCCGAACTGGGCGCGGAAAAGATTCAGGTCCGCCCCGACGGGCGCATCACCATTCCGCTGGTCAAGGATATGCCCGCCGTGGGCAAGACGCCGTCCATGCTGGAAGAGGATATCCGCCTCCAGCTGAGCCAGTATATCGAGGATCCGCTGGTCAGCGTGATCGTCAACGAATTTGCGGGCACGTTCAGCCAGCAGGTCCGCATCGTCGGCGCGACGGAAAAGCCCGCTTCGCTGCCCTATCGCGCGAATATGACCGTGCTCGACGCGATGATCGCGGTCGGCGGCCTCAACGAATATGCCGCAGGTAACCGCGCCAAGCTGATCCGCTTCGACAAGCAGTCCGGCCGCCAGCGCGAATACGAACTGCGCCTGACCGACCTACTACGGCGCGGCGACAGCGACGCGAACGTCATGCTCAATCCGGGCGATGTGATCATCATCCCTGAATCGGTCTTCTGA
- a CDS encoding pyridoxal-dependent decarboxylase, exosortase A system-associated, protein MSDTGKPVGPIPTGYETRDGELAVDGQTTSQLVERAGRTPLFVYSSAMMSRRVADLRAAMPERLKINYAIKANSFAPVLKHMAGLVDGLDIASGGELDMVRAAGIDCARVSFAGPGKRDSELGNAIRHGATLNLESEGEAERALAIAEQLGTTPRLAIRVNPDFELKGSGMKMGGGAKPFGVDAERVPALARRIVDAGAEWRGLHIFTGSQALDADAVIDAQANVLDLAQRIVEKAGVSLPKLNMGGGLGIPYFPGDTPIDAQRIGAALDERFAARSDTMADTDFFIELGRYLVGEAGVYLTRIVDRKISHGETYLITDGGLHHQLAASGNFGTVVRRNYPVAIATRFDEEKAEIANVVGCLCTPLDRLADKAHLPPAEVGDIVAVFCAGAYGASASPSAFLGQGPAAEIMV, encoded by the coding sequence ATGAGCGACACCGGAAAACCGGTCGGACCGATCCCGACGGGATATGAAACGCGCGATGGCGAACTCGCCGTCGACGGCCAGACGACCTCGCAACTGGTCGAGCGCGCGGGCCGCACCCCGCTCTTCGTCTATTCCAGCGCGATGATGTCGCGCCGCGTCGCCGATCTGCGCGCGGCCATGCCCGAGCGACTGAAGATCAATTACGCGATCAAGGCCAACAGCTTCGCGCCGGTGCTCAAGCACATGGCGGGTCTGGTCGACGGGCTGGACATCGCATCGGGCGGCGAGCTCGACATGGTGCGTGCCGCGGGAATCGATTGCGCGCGAGTCAGCTTCGCAGGACCGGGCAAGCGCGACAGCGAATTGGGAAACGCCATCCGGCATGGGGCCACTCTCAACCTCGAAAGCGAAGGCGAGGCCGAACGCGCGCTTGCCATCGCAGAGCAGCTCGGAACGACGCCCCGGCTCGCGATCAGGGTCAATCCCGATTTCGAATTAAAGGGGTCGGGAATGAAGATGGGGGGCGGTGCCAAGCCGTTCGGGGTGGATGCGGAGCGCGTGCCCGCTCTTGCGCGTCGGATCGTCGATGCGGGGGCCGAATGGCGGGGTCTGCATATATTCACCGGCAGCCAGGCGCTCGATGCCGACGCCGTAATCGATGCGCAGGCCAACGTCCTCGATCTGGCACAGCGTATCGTTGAAAAGGCTGGGGTTTCCCTGCCGAAGCTGAATATGGGTGGAGGTTTAGGTATCCCCTATTTCCCTGGCGATACCCCGATCGATGCGCAGCGGATCGGCGCGGCGCTGGACGAGCGATTCGCCGCCCGATCGGATACGATGGCGGACACCGATTTTTTCATCGAGCTGGGCCGCTATCTGGTGGGCGAGGCGGGCGTCTATCTGACCCGGATCGTCGATCGGAAGATCAGCCACGGCGAAACCTATCTGATCACCGACGGGGGCCTGCACCACCAGCTCGCCGCATCGGGGAACTTCGGCACGGTCGTCAGGCGCAATTACCCGGTCGCCATCGCCACGCGGTTCGACGAGGAGAAGGCCGAAATCGCCAATGTCGTCGGTTGTCTGTGCACGCCGCTCGACCGGCTGGCCGACAAGGCGCATCTTCCCCCTGCGGAGGTCGGGGACATCGTCGCGGTGTTCTGCGCGGGAGCCTACGGCGCAAGCGCGTCGCCGAGCGCGTTTCTGGGACAGGGTCCGGCAGCCGAAATCATGGTATGA
- a CDS encoding acyl-CoA ligase (AMP-forming), exosortase A system-associated, translated as MPIAPDPVPFPLDHLVVRGKDEATALILRDRRFSYRELRARVALLAAWLAAELPEGARVASWAAKGETTCLLPLAAARAGLVHVPINPLLKRAQVSHILADSGAEMLIGTRARLGTLEPGDAPAACRLLDEEECWHEAEACGGDLGPSSRDPDELAAILYTSGSTGKPKGVMLSHANMWLGAVSVAHYLGMEADDVTLAVLPLSFDYGQNQLFCTWIVGGAVVPLDYLFPRDVAKACAKHGVTTLAAVPPLWVQLTEVEWPDGSAKTLRRLTNSGGALTRELVADLRARFPQARLFPMYGLTEAFRSTYLDPDLVDSHPTSMGTAIPFAEILVVTDEGGLAAPGEEGELVHCGPLVAQGYWQDEQRTAERFKPAPRDSEYGGMAVYSGDRVRRDAGGLLYFVGRRDAMIKSAGNRISPQELEDAARATDLVSEAVALGVPDERLGQAVHLVVRGDPARDADLKAALAKELPNFMQPQAIHWRETLPVNPNGKLDRTLISQQIMAEIRA; from the coding sequence ATGCCGATCGCGCCAGACCCGGTCCCATTTCCGCTCGACCATCTGGTCGTCCGCGGCAAGGATGAAGCAACGGCGCTCATACTGCGTGACCGGCGGTTTAGCTATCGAGAGTTAAGAGCGCGTGTAGCTTTGCTGGCCGCCTGGCTCGCGGCCGAGCTTCCCGAGGGTGCTCGCGTGGCGAGCTGGGCGGCGAAGGGCGAGACGACCTGCCTGCTCCCTCTTGCCGCAGCACGCGCAGGACTGGTTCACGTCCCGATCAATCCGCTGCTGAAGCGCGCCCAGGTCTCCCACATCCTCGCCGATAGCGGCGCCGAGATGCTGATCGGAACCCGTGCGCGGCTCGGTACGCTGGAGCCGGGCGACGCGCCTGCCGCCTGTCGGCTTTTGGACGAGGAGGAATGCTGGCACGAGGCCGAAGCGTGCGGTGGCGATCTCGGCCCGTCTTCGCGTGATCCCGACGAATTGGCGGCGATCCTCTATACCAGCGGCTCGACCGGCAAGCCCAAGGGCGTGATGCTGAGCCATGCGAATATGTGGCTGGGCGCGGTCAGCGTGGCGCATTATCTCGGGATGGAAGCCGATGACGTCACGCTCGCGGTCTTGCCATTGAGTTTCGATTACGGCCAGAACCAATTGTTTTGTACATGGATCGTCGGTGGCGCAGTGGTGCCGCTTGACTACCTTTTCCCCCGAGATGTCGCCAAGGCCTGCGCGAAGCATGGGGTCACGACGCTGGCCGCCGTGCCGCCTTTATGGGTACAATTGACTGAGGTCGAATGGCCGGACGGTTCGGCAAAGACCTTGCGGCGCTTGACCAATAGCGGCGGGGCCCTGACACGCGAACTGGTCGCCGATCTGCGCGCTCGCTTCCCTCAAGCGAGACTGTTCCCGATGTACGGGCTGACGGAGGCGTTTCGATCAACCTATCTCGATCCCGATCTGGTCGACAGCCATCCGACCTCCATGGGCACGGCAATCCCCTTCGCCGAAATCCTGGTCGTGACGGACGAGGGCGGTCTGGCCGCGCCGGGCGAGGAGGGCGAACTGGTTCATTGCGGCCCGCTGGTGGCGCAAGGATACTGGCAGGACGAACAGCGCACTGCCGAACGCTTCAAGCCTGCGCCCAGGGATAGCGAATATGGCGGCATGGCAGTCTATTCCGGCGATCGGGTCCGCCGTGACGCGGGAGGGTTGCTGTATTTCGTCGGGCGGCGCGACGCGATGATCAAGAGCGCGGGCAATCGCATCAGTCCGCAGGAGCTGGAAGACGCCGCGCGTGCGACCGATCTCGTCAGCGAAGCGGTTGCGCTGGGCGTGCCGGACGAGCGGCTGGGTCAGGCGGTCCATCTGGTGGTGCGCGGCGATCCAGCGCGCGATGCGGACCTCAAGGCCGCGCTGGCCAAGGAGCTTCCGAATTTCATGCAGCCGCAAGCCATCCACTGGCGCGAGACGTTGCCGGTGAACCCGAATGGAAAGCTCGATAGAACTTTAATTTCGCAACAGATAATGGCGGAGATCCGCGCATGA
- a CDS encoding GNAT family N-acetyltransferase, with amino-acid sequence MHSSVASWEETASAAPHARVSYHESVSKLQASHGQALDRFATGPFDRLSWYRLLDQHGLKETSGEPLFALAEAEYGVAALPLARRANARESLHHPFAFTWRPLAPEGALGDALLTAIARDLKSQAYRVAFECLPGEDGSEDDSAVRLTRAFRKAGWIAHRSVCDTNHVLEVRGRSFAEYWAGRPGQMRTTLKRKAKKVSVSIATEFRSDDWDAYRAIYGRSWKGDEPDYALLEAFARAEGEAGRLRMGVARHDGEPVAAQFWTVEGGTAYIHKLAYDAEHRHLSAGTTLSAALFEYVIDRDRVELIDFGTGSDGYKRDWMDKERPRYALTCIDWRQPRGAALLAAKVVAKGVDVLTGGKVRPLASRPRRG; translated from the coding sequence ATGCATTCTTCGGTGGCGTCATGGGAGGAAACCGCCTCGGCGGCGCCCCATGCTCGTGTCAGCTATCACGAGAGTGTTAGCAAACTGCAAGCATCCCATGGCCAGGCGCTCGACCGGTTCGCGACCGGGCCGTTCGATCGCCTGTCTTGGTATCGCCTTCTCGATCAACACGGCCTTAAGGAAACCAGTGGGGAGCCGCTGTTCGCGCTGGCCGAAGCGGAGTACGGCGTGGCGGCTCTGCCCCTGGCGCGGCGGGCAAACGCCCGCGAAAGCCTGCACCACCCCTTCGCCTTCACCTGGAGACCGCTTGCACCCGAAGGCGCCTTGGGCGACGCTCTTCTCACCGCGATCGCGCGCGATCTGAAATCCCAAGCCTACCGCGTCGCGTTCGAATGCCTGCCCGGCGAGGATGGGAGCGAAGACGATAGCGCCGTGCGCCTCACCCGCGCCTTTCGCAAGGCCGGATGGATCGCGCATCGCTCGGTCTGCGATACCAATCACGTCCTCGAGGTAAGAGGCCGCAGCTTCGCCGAATATTGGGCCGGTCGGCCGGGCCAGATGCGCACGACCCTCAAGCGCAAGGCGAAGAAGGTCAGCGTCTCGATCGCCACCGAATTTCGATCCGACGACTGGGATGCCTATCGCGCGATCTACGGCCGCAGCTGGAAGGGCGATGAACCGGATTACGCCTTGCTCGAAGCCTTTGCACGCGCCGAGGGAGAGGCGGGCCGCCTGCGGATGGGTGTCGCGCGCCATGATGGCGAGCCGGTCGCCGCGCAGTTCTGGACCGTGGAAGGCGGCACAGCCTACATCCACAAGCTGGCCTATGATGCCGAGCACCGGCACCTGTCAGCCGGAACCACACTCAGCGCGGCCCTCTTCGAATATGTCATCGATCGCGATCGGGTCGAGCTGATCGATTTCGGAACCGGCAGCGATGGCTACAAGCGCGACTGGATGGACAAGGAACGACCGCGCTACGCCCTCACCTGCATCGACTGGCGACAGCCGCGCGGGGCCGCCTTGCTGGCTGCCAAAGTTGTCGCGAAGGGGGTCGACGTGCTGACCGGCGGAAAAGTGCGCCCGCTTGCCTCGCGTCCGAGGCGCGGGTAA
- a CDS encoding acyl carrier protein → MTASRTEAVPTDAIETDATGPSRGEVDKTLRAILCDVLGLDQERVERFDAETGLFGHLPELDSMAVAGLLTEMEDRLDIVIEDDDIDGEMLETYGGLLAFAEAKAVQG, encoded by the coding sequence ATGACCGCAAGCCGGACCGAAGCCGTCCCGACCGACGCCATCGAAACCGATGCCACCGGGCCGAGCCGCGGCGAAGTCGACAAGACGTTGCGCGCCATCCTGTGCGATGTGCTCGGCCTCGATCAGGAGCGGGTGGAGCGTTTCGATGCGGAAACAGGCCTGTTCGGCCATTTGCCGGAACTCGATTCCATGGCCGTGGCTGGCCTCCTCACCGAGATGGAGGATCGCCTCGATATCGTGATCGAGGACGACGACATCGACGGCGAAATGCTCGAAACCTATGGCGGCCTCCTCGCCTTTGCCGAGGCCAAGGCAGTCCAGGGCTGA